AAGAGTCTGATGTCGTTTATTTTGTACTTGAGCATCGCCACCCGTTCCACGCCGATACCGAAAGCGTAGCCGGTGTATTTCTCCGAGTCGATACCGGCCTGTTCAAGCACCGCCGGATGAATCATGCCGCAGCCGAGAATTTCCAGCCACCCGGAGTACTTGCAGAGCTGGCAGCCCTTTCCCTTGCAGAGAATGCAGGATATGTCGACCTCCGCCGACGGTTCCGTGAAGGGAAAGAACGACGGCCGAAACTTGAGCTTGAGGTCCTCCCCGAAGAAGGCATGGCAGAACGCTACCAACACGCCCTTGAGATCGGCCATGCTGACGTTTTGATCGACCAGGAACCCGTCGACCTGGTGAAACGACACATGCGCCCGGGTGGAAATCGCCTCGTTGCGAAATGTCCGCCCCGGCGTGACCATCTTGATGGGCGGTTGCCGCCTGGCCAGTTCGCGCGCCTGCACCGGCGTGGTGTGCGTGCGCAGCAGCCGGCCGCCCTCGAGAAAGAAAGTGTCCTGCATGTCGCGGGCGGGGTGGTCGGGC
This region of Candidatus Zixiibacteriota bacterium genomic DNA includes:
- the pheS gene encoding phenylalanine--tRNA ligase subunit alpha, giving the protein GHADSLDSVKELQIRYLGRKGPLVALLRQLGSLPEEERRLVGARANQARAALEEKIESAFRRFSAGEAKSVFDPTLPGTSPYIGTVHVVNQVMSEICRTFYGMGFQVALGPHVETDYYNFEALNFPPDHPARDMQDTFFLEGGRLLRTHTTPVQARELARRQPPIKMVTPGRTFRNEAISTRAHVSFHQVDGFLVDQNVSMADLKGVLVAFCHAFFGEDLKLKFRPSFFPFTEPSAEVDISCILCKGKGCQLCKYSGWLEILGCGMIHPAVLEQAGIDSEKYTGYAFGIGVERVAMLKYKINDIRLFFNNNVRFLRQFF